The following proteins come from a genomic window of Suricata suricatta isolate VVHF042 chromosome 5, meerkat_22Aug2017_6uvM2_HiC, whole genome shotgun sequence:
- the NKTR gene encoding NK-tumor recognition protein isoform X7, protein MGAQDRPQCHFDIEINREPVGRIMFQLFSDICPKTCKNFLCLCSGEKGLGKTTGKKLCYKGSTFHRVVKNFMIQGGDFSEGNGKGGESIYGGYFKDENFILKHDRAFLLSMANRGKHTNGSQFFITTKPAPHLDGVHVVFGLVISGFEVIEQIENLKTDAASRPYADVRVIDCGVLATKPTKDVFEKKRKKPTHSEDSDSSSNSSSSSESSSESEIEHVRSRRRKHKRRPKVKHSKKRRKEASSSEEPRNKHVMSPKGYSERSDTNEKRSVDSNAKREKPVVRPEEIPPVPENRFLLRRDMPLVTVEPEPKIPDVPPIVSDQKPSVSKSGRKIKGRGTIIK, encoded by the exons ttGGTCGCATTATGTTTCAGCTCTTCTCAGACATATGTCCAAAAACATGCAAAAACTTCCTTTGCCTATGCTCAG gagAGAAAGGCCTTGGGAAAACAACTGGGAAGAAGTTATGTTATAAAGGTTCTACATTCCATCGTGTGGTTAAAAACTTTATGATTCAGGGTGGGGACTTCAGTGAAG GTAATGGAAAAGGTGGAGAATCAATTTATGGTGGATATTTTAAAG ATGAAAACTTTATTCTCAAACATGACAGAGCGTTCCTTTTGTCAATGGCAAATCGAGGGAAACATACCAATGGTTCCCAGTTTTTCAT TACCACCAAACCTGCTCCACACTTGGATGG GGTGCATGTCGTCTTCGGATTGGTTATTTCTGGTTTTGAAGTAATTGAACAGATTGAAAATCTGAAAACCGATGCTGCAAGCAGGCCTTATGCAGATGTGCGAGTTATTGACTGTGGGGTGCTTGccacaaaaccaacaaaagatG tttttgagaaaaaaaggaagaaaccaacTCATTCAGAAGACTCGGATTCCTCTTCCAATTCGTCTTCCTCTTCAGAATCTTCTTCagaaagtgaaattgaacatgtgagaagcaggaggaggaaacATAAGAGGAGGCCAAAAGTTAAGCATTCTAAAAAGAGACGCAAGGAAGCAAGCAGTTCAGAAGAGCCAAGGAACAAGCATGTAATGAGCCCAAAAGG TTACTCTGAGAGGAGTGATACCAATGAAAAAAGGTCAGTTGATTCAAATGCTAAAAGGGAAAAGCCTGTGGTCCGACCAGAAGAGATACCTCCAGTTCCGGAGAATCGATTTTTGCTGAGAAGAGATATGCCTCTTGTCACAGTGGAACCTGAACC GAAGATTCCTGATGTTCCACCCATTGTAAGTGATCAGAAACCATCTGTATCAAAATCTGGACGGAAGATTAAAGGAAGGGGTACAATT
- the NKTR gene encoding NK-tumor recognition protein isoform X6: MGAQDRPQCHFDIEINREPVGRIMFQLFSDICPKTCKNFLCLCSGEKGLGKTTGKKLCYKGSTFHRVVKNFMIQGGDFSEGNGKGGESIYGGYFKDENFILKHDRAFLLSMANRGKHTNGSQFFITTKPAPHLDGVHVVFGLVISGFEVIEQIENLKTDAASRPYADVRVIDCGVLATKPTKDVFEKKRKKPTHSEDSDSSSNSSSSSESSSESEIEHVRSRRRKHKRRPKVKHSKKRRKEASSSEEPRNKHVMSPKGYSERSDTNEKRSVDSNAKREKPVVRPEEIPPVPENRFLLRRDMPLVTVEPEPGILLKIQDTKFIDEISLAFGKEETGKVSFSVMWQEDS, from the exons ttGGTCGCATTATGTTTCAGCTCTTCTCAGACATATGTCCAAAAACATGCAAAAACTTCCTTTGCCTATGCTCAG gagAGAAAGGCCTTGGGAAAACAACTGGGAAGAAGTTATGTTATAAAGGTTCTACATTCCATCGTGTGGTTAAAAACTTTATGATTCAGGGTGGGGACTTCAGTGAAG GTAATGGAAAAGGTGGAGAATCAATTTATGGTGGATATTTTAAAG ATGAAAACTTTATTCTCAAACATGACAGAGCGTTCCTTTTGTCAATGGCAAATCGAGGGAAACATACCAATGGTTCCCAGTTTTTCAT TACCACCAAACCTGCTCCACACTTGGATGG GGTGCATGTCGTCTTCGGATTGGTTATTTCTGGTTTTGAAGTAATTGAACAGATTGAAAATCTGAAAACCGATGCTGCAAGCAGGCCTTATGCAGATGTGCGAGTTATTGACTGTGGGGTGCTTGccacaaaaccaacaaaagatG tttttgagaaaaaaaggaagaaaccaacTCATTCAGAAGACTCGGATTCCTCTTCCAATTCGTCTTCCTCTTCAGAATCTTCTTCagaaagtgaaattgaacatgtgagaagcaggaggaggaaacATAAGAGGAGGCCAAAAGTTAAGCATTCTAAAAAGAGACGCAAGGAAGCAAGCAGTTCAGAAGAGCCAAGGAACAAGCATGTAATGAGCCCAAAAGG TTACTCTGAGAGGAGTGATACCAATGAAAAAAGGTCAGTTGATTCAAATGCTAAAAGGGAAAAGCCTGTGGTCCGACCAGAAGAGATACCTCCAGTTCCGGAGAATCGATTTTTGCTGAGAAGAGATATGCCTCTTGTCACAGTGGAACCTGAACC TGGGATTCTTCTTAAAATACAAGACACCAAGTTCATTGATGAAATCTCTTTGGCTTTCGGAAAGGAGGAAACTGGGAAGGTCAGCTTCTCTGTCATGTGGCAG GAAGATTCCTGA